TGCTTATGGATTGGGATTTGAAGAACCGGCTTATTTTACCAATTATTTTAAAAAACAAACTGGAATAACCCCCAATACTCTAAGATTGAACCTTGTTTGAATTTTATAATTCTTAGTTTGAATTCTATATCGAGGATAGCTGATTCATGTTCTAATTTTGTCCTGTAAAATTAAAATCAAAACCGTCATGAAATTTAAAAAATTAGGAAACACTGGTGAACAACTTTCTGCTATTGGATTAGGTTGTATGGGAATGAGCTTTGCGTATGGGCCGGCAGATGAACAGGAAAGTATCAATACATTGCATAGAGCATTGGATTTAGGCGTTAACTTCTGGGATACAGCAGATATGTATGCTGACGGAGAAAATGAAAAATTAATCTCTAAAGTTTTAGTCCCTAATAGAGATAAAATTTTTATTGCTACAAAATTTGGGTTCAGATTTAAAGATGGAAAAGCAAGCCATAGTGGTGCTCCCGGAACATACTTTGATGGTTCTCCGGAATGGATCAGAAAGGCTGTAGATTTAAGTCTTCAGAGATTAAAAATTGATACAATAGATCTTTATTACGCCCACAGAATTGATCCCAATGTTCCCGTTGAAGAAACGGTAGGAGCTATGGCAGAATTGGTGAAAGCTGGTAAAGTAAAATATATTGGTTTGTCTGAGGCTTCCCCAGAATCTATCAGAAAAGCCAATGAAATTCATCCGATTGCTGCCTTACAATCAGAATACTCCATCCTTACCAAAGATGTTGAGAATGAGATATTGCCAACAATTAGAGAATTAGGAATTTCTTTGGTTCCTTATTCACCATTGGCAAGAGGGCTTTTTGCTAACATTAGTGAGGTGCAAAATCTTGGAGATGATGATTTCAGAAAATCATTACCTCGTTATCAGCAGGAATACCTTGAAAATAATACAAAATTAGCTAATGAAATCAATGAGTTTGCTGCTTCTAAAGGAGTAAAAGGAACTCAGCTGGCCTTAGCATGGGTATTGAATCAGGGAGACGATATCATTCCGATTCCGGGAACCAAACGCATCAAATATCTTGAAGAGAATGTTGCAGCCGCTAGTATAGAGCTGTCTCAGTCAGATTTGGCAACTATTGATGCTATCCTGAAAAAATACCCAAATGTAGGAGAAAGGTATAACGAAGGCTCAATGAAACTGGTCAACAACTAAACATTAAACTTACACTGGGTTTCTGAATATCAGAAGCCCAGGTTTTTCTATAAAATATATTGCACTTATTAGTCTAAAACATTTCCATCTCAGGAAATGTTATTTTAGTTATAATGAATGCAGAAACACCACCTAAATTATGAATAGAAGAGAATTATTGAAAAGCGGATTGCTGGCAGGAACACTAAGTCTTGTTCCTTTTTCCAATGTATTTGCAAAAACGAAGACCATCTCAGAAAAAACAGGAGATGATCTTTCCGGTTTTAAAAAGATTAACCTTGGAGAATTAGAGCTGTTTATTCTGACAGACGGATATATTCATGAGAAGGATCTGAACTCATTTGCTCCAAGAGGAAATATTTCTGAATTGAAACCATCCTTAAAGACAACTTCAGGGCAGATACCTATATTGATATGGCAGTCAATATTCTGCTTGTTAAAACAAAAGAAAAGCTGATTCTGATGGATACAGGGATGGGAATATTTGCTGATGAAAGAACTGGATTTTTATTAAAAAGCCTTCAAAAAGCAGGATTCTCAGTCAACGATATTACAGATGTTTTCCTTTCTCATGCTCACCCCGATCATATGGGTGGAGTAGTAGATAAACAGAATAAGCTTGTTTTCCCCAATGCTGCTGTTTTTATTTCAAAAATAGAACACGATTTTTGGATGAAGGCTTCCCTTAATGATTTTAATAACAGTGCTTTGAAGGCCCATCCCGAAATGCTCACCCAGATTATCCCGGCACTTCAGAATATATTGAAAACGATTCAGCCAAAGTTGAAATTTTATGATTTAAACAAGACGCTGTATAATCACTTCAGTTTTCAATTAGCTCCCGGACATACACCCGGTTTAACTGTTACTACAATATCATCAGGGAATGAAAAACTGATGTATGTTGCTGACCTCATTCACTCAGATATTATTCTTTTTCCACATCCTGACTGGGGTTTTTCAGGAGATACAGATCTGGATATTGCGACTGCTTCGAGAAAGAAATTTCTTAAGCAGTTGGCGGATACAAAAGCCAGAGCATTTGCTTCTCATTTGCCATGGCCAGGACTGGGCTTTACAAAAATAAAGACTCCGGGATTTGAGTGGATTCCTGAGAGCTTTATGAATTAGAACATCGTTTAAGATAATGAATAGGAGCGGGCTTTAGCCCGCTCTCATCATCATAAATCATTCATCCGGCTTTAGCCAAAACTTAAATATCACCCAATATGAGTTCTGAAGAATATAGCTTTCTGAACATGATATATGTGACGATAAGGACAGAGAAAGCTATGATGGCATCTATTGTTGCAGGAAAACCAAGCACTGCTATTTTTGAAAAGAAGGCAAAAATGATATCAAAGAACATGCCTGCAAAGACCCATTCTTTAAGCCTTAATAGTTTGTTGGGGAGTAGAAGAACCAGAACACCTGATAGCTTAAATACCCCCAAAATATAAATGAAATGTGGTGGATAGCCTAATTGCCGGGTAATATCCCATACTACAGGATTTTTTGTGAGTTCAAAGAAGCCGCTTGCTCCAAACCATAATGACATAAAAATAGCCCCTGACCAATAAATGATTTTTGTTGTTTTTGTTTTCATTTGTCGTATTGTTTTAATGATTATTGTACTGAGTTGAAATGACCCTTTGCAGCCTGAAAGACTTCTCCTGTTCCTGGATTCTGAATGAAAGCTATCACTTCCCAGTTATCTGCAGAAATGGTTTCGGAAGTTGAAATATGCTTACTCCCTTTGTCTGTTTATTTAAGACTATTGAGTTCTGTTTGTGTACGATTTGCCAATGTTGTAAATGACGGCCTTCATTTTCGCCTTTTCCTACATCTGTTGAAGCGTGTTTCTCAACCAAACTTACCAGAAGTATGTTTTTAGAACCTGGGTCAGGAATGTCATACTGTACCTGAATTTCGTTTTGAATAACCTTCGCAGAAATACTGATATTGGTATTTGATTGACGTGATAGAGCTGTTTGAAGGACACTATTTACTGCATTTTTATCAGAACCCACAAATTCGGTTTTTCCATTGACAACCAATTGAGGGGTATAAACCTGAGAGCCCAGAATCCGACTGTACATTTGCTGACGCTGAGAATTTTCCGTAGAGCTGAATCGGTCTTTCCATCCCAGACGGTTCCAGTAATCAACGTGGTAGGATAAGATATAGACATCTTCATTTGTATACTCTTTCTCAATCTTTCCCATTAGTTCATCAGCAGACGGACAACTAGAACAGCCTTCTGAAGTAAAGAGTTCCAGAACAGCGAATCCTTTATTTTCGTTGGTTGAATATTGTTTTGTTTTCTCTTTTCCGCCTTTTTGAACAAAAGCAAAAATGGTAAATAATGATAGGGTAAAAATCCCGACGGTGATTGTATTCTTTAGTATCATATCTTTTAATTTGATTCAAAAGTAGATACTGTTGAGGCTCAAAAGAATATCAAAATAGCTGAATCAGACAAATTGAGGGGTGAACCTGGAAAATGAAAAGAAGAATATTTTTTATAAGCCGGAAAATAAAAATTGCAACTCTATTGTAAAGTTGCAATGATTGATTTTTAATAAGGAAAAGAGGATTATCTATCCTCCAGCCACGTGAAAAAGCTATGCGTTTTTTCTTTATTGATTAAAAGCTTTTCAGGAGTTTCAATTGTAAGTTTTACCAGAATTTTACGTTGAAAATAATGTTCCATTTCCTTAATGGCTTTAAAATTGACAAGATATTGTCTGTTAACCCTGAAGAATTGCTTGTCAGATACCTGCTCTGCAATTTGCCCAAGTGGCTGGGTAAGAGGAAACTGTTCTTTGGAAAACGTCACAAGATGAGTAATTTCATTATGGATATAAAAATAAGCGATATCTTCAGTAAGTACAGTCGTATATTTCTGATTTTTAAATACAAGAAAGCTGGTTTTTCCTGATGGCTGTTGGATTTTCTGTAGGAGAACACTAAGGTCGGGCAGCTCATTTTTCTGAAAGAAACTCTTTAAATCATCAACCTTTTTCAAAGCTTCTGAAATATCTGCTCTGGAAAATGGCTTCAATATATAATCTACTCCTTTACTTTTAAAAGCATCCAGCATATATTGGTCGAAGGCAGTACAAAAAACCACAGGACAGGTAATTTCCACGGCTTTGAAAATTTCAAATGAAAGCCCATCAGACAGTTGGATATCCATAAAGATCAGGTCTGGCTTTATACCGTTTGATAATGCTTCTACACTGCCTTCAATGCTGTCATAGACTCCCAGTATCTTTGAGTCCGGTTTGAGGTCTAAGATTAAATTCTGCAGGGACTTTGCCGCCCTGAATTCGTCTTCAATGATGATGATATTCATGGATCAATGGTAGTTTTATCTGAAATGTTTTTTCGTCTGAATTAATGATGATATCCTGTTCCAATAAGTGTTTGTAGCGCATTTTAATATTGTCAAGACCTACACCCAAAGAATCTTCTATGGAAACTTTGCGTTGGATAGGGTTTTCAATGATAATGTGGTTATCTGCATTATAAATTTTAATGTGTAAAGGTTTGCTTTGTGAAACAATATTATGTTTGATGCAATTTTCAACTAAAAGCTGCAATGTAAATGGTGGAACTAAGGTTTGAAACACTTCTTTTTCGAGTTCCAGGGTAAAAGTGATGCCCTCACCAAAACGAGCCTTTTGAAGAAAAAGATAGGCATTCACTATTTTCATCTCTTCCTGCACTTTAATAAGGTCGAGTTTTCTGCTTTCAAGGGTAAACCGATAAAAATCAGAAAGCTTTACAATAAAGTCAACCGTTTCTTCATCATGGGTTTCTGCCATTGATTTCAAGGTGTTCAGGCTGTTGAAAAGGAAATGCGGGTTGATTTGTTGCTTTAATAATTCATATTGAGCACCAAGATTGTCGCTTTTTACCTTCTCAAGTTCAAGTTCTATCTGCTGGCCGGCATAATTATTCTGCAATAAGGTTAAAAACATATAGCATACCAGGTTGATAAGAATTCCGCGTACTTCCACCATCAGCATAACCGGTCCAAAGTTGATATGAGATAGAATCAGTTGCTGAACCCATGCTAATCCAAACATAATAACCATTCCAAAGGCCAGAACCACCAATAATCTGGAGTAGGAAATATGTTGTCTTCGTTTGCTGGTTCGGTTCAGCATATAAATATTAATGTACCACATGATCACTGAAAATGCTGCTGTGATGACTGAGTTTACAGCAGCTTCCTTCCAGTTAACTCATGGGAGGCGAGCTGAGGAACAGAAGATAAAATTCCTAGAAAAATAGAGCTTATCCAGATAATGGCTTGTGATATTCTTATTTTTTGTTGCTGCATTAGAACAGGAGATTTGAAAAGGTTAAATTAATGCTTTTTATCGGCAAAATGATCAATCATGTATCCGTTTTACAATTAACAAAAAGTAACCACAAAGGGTTACTTTTATTAAGGTCTGTTTACAGGATGGTAACTCATGAAATATTGTATTCTTTCTTCTTTATTATGTGGAGGATTTTCAGCTGAAGTGTTTTGAATAACATAAGAAGTGTTTCCATTGATATCCGTCTGAACAGTTTCAATACTTACCAGTTCACCAGTAATCTTTCCACCAATATATTGGGGATTATCGTGATACCGCCAGGTGACCAGTTTCATCAGGGCTCCTACCTCTGGTTTGCTATCTTCCCGGGATAATGATGCCAAAGCTTTTTCGTTGCCGTATAAAGCAGCCATGGTCTCTTTCTTAGGATTCAGGGAATTGGAAATAAATTTAAGATTTCCGGAATCAAAAACAAATCGTTTCAATCTGTTTTCGTTTTCATTGTTTTTCTTATTGCAGGAGATCGGTGAGATCAGGCTTACCAGTAGGATTAATAGTATATTTCATTTTTTCTGTAGATTTTGAATGAGTCTTTGTGTATTTACTTTCATAGGAACATCAAACAGATAGCCTGTTTTTTCGGCAAGTTGTCTGTGGCAGGCAATACAGGACTCTTTAGCAAAAGAGGCTGTTTTCCCAGTGGGATGGAGATCTTTTCCTGAAAATTTTGCAAATCCCCAACCTTCGGTATCTGTATATTTTTCAGAATCTTTGACCATAAACTGAGCATTCACAAATTCTCCGGCTCTAATCTCTCCATTGGGGAATTCCTTTTGCTTCCATACAGATTTCACTACAATACTTCCGTCTGGCCATGGGTGAAAATTTTCTGTTTCAACAGCTTTTACGGCAATATCATTTCCATAAATAACCCGGATGGAATGGTCAAAAAGTGTACTCATACTAATGACTTTCCAATTTTTAAAATCATCGGTATATTGAATGCCATTAGGAGAAACGGGTGTTTTTATATAGGAACCGGATGTCGTTGTGATTTCATGATTCACTTCTGTATTTTTTGCTGAGGTATTGGCTGCAGATAATGAAAAAGTATATTTTCTTATCGTTTCAATGTCTTTTTCTGTAATCTTAGCAGAAGGGTGGAGTAAAGTATATTCATGAAGAGGCATCTTTCCACTTTGTACCATGTTTAAAATCGCGTACATTCTTCCTTGACGCTCAGCGGTAGTAAGCTTTTCCCAATCTGAGAAATTCAGAACTTCTCTTGCTCGTTTCACATCCTTGTTCACTGCCCATGATATAGGAGCAACCTTATCATACCAGCTAAGGTTCTGTTGGTTGGAATGACAGTTGAAACATGAATTTTCAAGGATGGAGATGACTTCTTTTGGAGCATCCATTTTTACCATGACAGTTTTTCCTTCCAAAGGCTGACTGAATAACTGTAATCCTCCAAAGGCTCCCAGTATAATCAGAAATGCAATGGCAATGGGGCTTCTTTTTTTCTTTGCAGTATCCATAATAAGTATTGTTTTTATTTTCTGGGATCAAAAGTAGTTGGGGAGAATACATGTTGAAATGGAAAACAAGTTAAAGCGGACAAACTGAAAGATGAAAGCTGAATTTTGAGGTGTGAAAATTCAAAAGATCTCACACTTGGAGTGTGAGATCTTTTTTGTTCAATTTTAGATGTATAGATGGTTTATTGCTTTTTTAATGGTCAATCTATAATGATCTTATTGAGGAAGTTAATTCCCTTGATCAGATTGGGTACTAAGAGATATTGAGCTTCGTTTAGCAAAAGGCTACTTTTATATCTATATTTAGTGTTTCAGTAAAGTCTGTTTATGAACCACTTTTCCATCTTTAATGATTGTTGCGTAATAAGTACCAGGCAATTGTCTTTCAAGATCAAAGCTCAAATTACTGGTGTCTACTACTATACTTCCTCTGGCATCTACTACTAATAGTTTTATATTTTCCGCTTTTTTGGAAAATAGAGTGGATCTATTTCCTGCAGGTGGAGGGCCACAAGGATCTATTTCGATAAAATATACAGACCCGGAGTTACCGGATTTAGCAATTGAATATCGGTCACAAGCACGAGGAGCAGGAGGTTGAATGGTTACTAAGTTTTTAAGGATGCCACAATCTGTGATCGCAGATGTTTCAACAAGGAAGCTCCAATCATATCCAAAACCATTGGCACTATATGAAAAACCAGTATGGGTGGAACCGTCGTCTAATTTTTTCCAGATAAAATTATCAGGCGATATTCCCTGATCCTCTAAAGATACATCCGGAATATTACTGATTGCATAATAGGTTACATAATTGGTGTTATTTGGATCTGTTTTGAAGCTATAGCTTGGTGTACCCACAAATATTTTTTTATTCAACGTTTTGGCCTGTCCACATGGATTAGATACTGTAGCAGTAAGCGTAAACAATCCTTGTTGCTTAATGGATATATTGACAGAAGTTGCCGTAGATGATAGTATTTGAGCAATTGAGGTGTCGGAGGTACTCCATGTTGTATTGGATATGGTCGGAGAATTTATTGTGTAAGTTACTGTTGAAGGGAACGAACACACATTGTTAGACCCGGTAATCGCTACAGAAGAATCAATACCAGCAAAAACAGATGAGGAACTAAGGGTTCCCTGGCTTACGCCTTCCCATATTGGATTAACTTTTACCTGATCAGGAAGTACACCTGGCGTAGTAGGGGTTAAAGTAAGAGTTGAGCCTGCGGTAATATTTCCTGATGTGGGAGTTCCGTTTAAGCTCCATCCAGCGCCAATATTCCAGTTGTAACTGAAAGATCCTTCGCTTGTATTGCTTTTACAGGTAAATGTTACAGGGGCAGGATTGGAACAGTTAATGTATGTTTTTTGAGGTGATAAACTAAAAGTCGGTTTTTTGTGAAAAATGATCTTGTTGGAATACCATTCAAGCCCGGAATTATCAGATTTGACAAAGGCGACAAGATAATTATTGTAGCTATAGTTTAAGTCGAAATTATCAACATTAACATCAAAGCTTATGAATCCGGTGAGAAGATTGCTATATTTGATGTCTTTAAGAACTTTATAGTTACCATTTCCTTGATATAATCTGAGTTGAAACCAATAGGGTCCATCTGTGTAACCTGTTATGATATCATATATCACATTAAATTTGAGGTTAGCAGAGCTTACACCATCCATTTTTATAGGATTGTTAACAGAAGCAGGCTGATTGTTGACGGCTAATGTGCCAATACTCATGCTAAAAGTTTGTGCATTTGCAATAGATGCAATCAAAAGAATGTAGAATAATAAGATTTTTTTCATGGAATTTTAGATTTGTAAAGTTAAAGAGGTGCTTTTTTATCTTTCGAAGAGGTCTGTTATCGAAAGTTTAGAGAGGTTTGTTTTAATTTTTCATGTTATTATTTTCTTATAAGATGCAGAATTATTAAAAGGTTGCAGTAAAAAATATAAAAAAATAGCCCCTTAAAAAGGAGCTTTGGATACGTGTCATTTTATTTGTTCAAATTCAAATGGAATTTTCATTTTATCATTAGAAATAATGGCTTTTAACTTTTTGTCTTCTAGCTTATATTGAATTCGTTTCGGGAAATCTAATGAATCATTGATGCATATAAATTCACTGTTTTTTAATTCAGTTACTTTGAATTTGATGAATTGTTTTTCTTCCGGAGTTTTAACAAATAGACTCCATTCTCCATTGGAATTGACAAATTTCATGGTTTCCTTACTGATTGTATCTCCTTTTTGAATGGTAAATCCAATGCCTGAATATTCTGTCGGGCTTATTTTGATCCAATTTTCAAAAGTCTCTTTTCCTGGTTTTTCGTTTGATCTCTTCCATGTTCCGGTCAGCCAATCAAAATTTACAATATTTTTTGTTTCTGAGTGGGCTTCTGATCTTTCACTTTGAGGAGTTTTTGTGCTTTGATTACAAGATAAAATAAATGTTGCAGCCCCTAAAAGGAGTAATGAATTTTTCATGATAATAAGTTTGGTTTTTATAAATGTATAAAAAAATCATGAAAAGAGAAGGGATATTTTGTGGATCTATTGTTAAAATTAAAAACCCCGCAATTTGCGGGGTTCTTGTATAGTTGATTGAAAATCTATTAATTAGATTCCGTCAATGATTTCATTTAAAACAGTGCTTGGTCTCATTGCTGCGTATGTTTTATACGTATCAGTTTTGTAGTATCCTTCAATGTTTTGAGGCTTACCTTGAGCGCCGATTAATTCAGCGTTGATTACCTCTTCGTTTTCCTGCATTGCCTGTGCTATCGGAGCAAAATGAGCTGCTAATTCAGTATCAGCAGTTTGGTTAGCTAACGCTTCAGCCCAGTACATTGCTAAATAGAAGTGAGAACCTCTGTTGTCAATCTGACCTACCTTTCTGGCAGGAGATTTATCTGTAGCTAAGAACTTCGCATTTGCCTCATCTAATGCATCCGCTAAAACCTGAGATTTTGTATTCCCTTGAGTTTGTGCTAAATGCTCTAAAGAAGCCTGTAGTGCTAAGAATTCACCTAAAGAATCCCATCTTAAATAGCCTTCTTCTAAGAATTGTTCAACGTGTTTTGGAGCAGAACCTCCTGCACCTGTCTCAAATAAACCACCACCATTCATCAATGGAACAATAGAAAGCATTTTTGCAGAAGTACCAAGCTCAAGGATTGGGAAAAGATCCGTTAAATAATCTCTCAATACGTTTCCAGAAACAGAAATAGTATCTTTACCTTCTCTTGCTCTTCTAAGGGTTTCAGTCATTGCATCTTTTACATCAAGAATTCTGATGTCAAGACCAGTTGTATCGTGATCAGCAAGATACTTTCTACTTTTTTGATGATTTCTCTATCGTGAGCTCTTCCTTGATCTAGCCAGAAAATTGCAGGAGTATCAGAAAGTCTTGATCTGTTTACCGCCAATTTTACCCAGTCCTGGATAGGAGCATCTTTCGTCTGACACATTCTGAAGATGTCATTCTTTTCTACTTTTTGAGAAAGAAGAACATTTCCAGCTTCATCCTGAACTTCTACAGTTCCGTCAGCAGATAATTGGAATGTCTTATCATGAGAACCATATTCTTCAGCTTTTTGAGCCATTAACCCAACGTTTGGAACAGATCCCATAGTCGTTGGGTCTAATTTTCCGTGTGCTTTCATATCATCAATTACAGACTGATAGAAACCAGCATAAGAACGGTCTGGAATGATACAAACTGTATCTTCTTCGTTTCCGTCTTTGTTCCACATTTACCGCCACCTCTTACAAGAGCAGCCATAGAGGCATCTACAATAATATCAGAAGGAACGTGGAAGTTTGTAATTCCTTTATCAGAGTTTACCATTGCCACTCTTGGTTCTTCAGCCAATGCTTTTTCAATGTCAGCTTTAATGTCAGCCTCTTGTGCATTTCCTTTGATTTTTTCAAAAAGATCAGCAAGACCATTATCTGGATTAATATCTAAAGACTTGAAAGTCTCAGCATATTTAGTGAATACCTCTTTGAAGAAAGTTTCTACAATAGCTCCGAAGATAATAGGGTCAGAGATTTTCATCATGGTAGCCTTAAGGTGAGCCGAAAGAAGTATATTTCTTTTCTTAGCTTCTTCAATAGCTTCCTGAACGAATACTTTCAAAGCATTAAGGTTCATTACAGAAGAATCAATTACCTC
This is a stretch of genomic DNA from Chryseobacterium tructae. It encodes these proteins:
- a CDS encoding aldo/keto reductase yields the protein MKFKKLGNTGEQLSAIGLGCMGMSFAYGPADEQESINTLHRALDLGVNFWDTADMYADGENEKLISKVLVPNRDKIFIATKFGFRFKDGKASHSGAPGTYFDGSPEWIRKAVDLSLQRLKIDTIDLYYAHRIDPNVPVEETVGAMAELVKAGKVKYIGLSEASPESIRKANEIHPIAALQSEYSILTKDVENEILPTIRELGISLVPYSPLARGLFANISEVQNLGDDDFRKSLPRYQQEYLENNTKLANEINEFAASKGVKGTQLALAWVLNQGDDIIPIPGTKRIKYLEENVAAASIELSQSDLATIDAILKKYPNVGERYNEGSMKLVNN
- a CDS encoding MBL fold metallo-hydrolase; protein product: MAVNILLVKTKEKLILMDTGMGIFADERTGFLLKSLQKAGFSVNDITDVFLSHAHPDHMGGVVDKQNKLVFPNAAVFISKIEHDFWMKASLNDFNNSALKAHPEMLTQIIPALQNILKTIQPKLKFYDLNKTLYNHFSFQLAPGHTPGLTVTTISSGNEKLMYVADLIHSDIILFPHPDWGFSGDTDLDIATASRKKFLKQLADTKARAFASHLPWPGLGFTKIKTPGFEWIPESFMN
- a CDS encoding DoxX family protein; its protein translation is MKTKTTKIIYWSGAIFMSLWFGASGFFELTKNPVVWDITRQLGYPPHFIYILGVFKLSGVLVLLLPNKLLRLKEWVFAGMFFDIIFAFFSKIAVLGFPATIDAIIAFSVLIVTYIMFRKLYSSELILGDI
- a CDS encoding DUF1223 domain-containing protein; amino-acid sequence: MILKNTITVGIFTLSLFTIFAFVQKGGKEKTKQYSTNENKGFAVLELFTSEGCSSCPSADELMGKIEKEYTNEDVYILSYHVDYWNRLGWKDRFSSTENSQRQQMYSRILGSQVYTPQLVVNGKTEFVGSDKNAVNSVLQTALSRQSNTNISISAKVIQNEIQVQYDIPDPGSKNILLVSLVEKHASTDVGKGENEGRHLQHWQIVHKQNSIVLNKQTKGVSIFQLPKPFLQITGK
- a CDS encoding LytR/AlgR family response regulator transcription factor, producing the protein MNIIIIEDEFRAAKSLQNLILDLKPDSKILGVYDSIEGSVEALSNGIKPDLIFMDIQLSDGLSFEIFKAVEITCPVVFCTAFDQYMLDAFKSKGVDYILKPFSRADISEALKKVDDLKSFFQKNELPDLSVLLQKIQQPSGKTSFLVFKNQKYTTVLTEDIAYFYIHNEITHLVTFSKEQFPLTQPLGQIAEQVSDKQFFRVNRQYLVNFKAIKEMEHYFQRKILVKLTIETPEKLLINKEKTHSFFTWLEDR
- a CDS encoding sensor histidine kinase, with product MLNRTSKRRQHISYSRLLVVLAFGMVIMFGLAWVQQLILSHINFGPVMLMVEVRGILINLVCYMFLTLLQNNYAGQQIELELEKVKSDNLGAQYELLKQQINPHFLFNSLNTLKSMAETHDEETVDFIVKLSDFYRFTLESRKLDLIKVQEEMKIVNAYLFLQKARFGEGITFTLELEKEVFQTLVPPFTLQLLVENCIKHNIVSQSKPLHIKIYNADNHIIIENPIQRKVSIEDSLGVGLDNIKMRYKHLLEQDIIINSDEKTFQIKLPLIHEYHHH
- a CDS encoding heme-binding domain-containing protein; translation: MDTAKKKRSPIAIAFLIILGAFGGLQLFSQPLEGKTVMVKMDAPKEVISILENSCFNCHSNQQNLSWYDKVAPISWAVNKDVKRAREVLNFSDWEKLTTAERQGRMYAILNMVQSGKMPLHEYTLLHPSAKITEKDIETIRKYTFSLSAANTSAKNTEVNHEITTTSGSYIKTPVSPNGIQYTDDFKNWKVISMSTLFDHSIRVIYGNDIAVKAVETENFHPWPDGSIVVKSVWKQKEFPNGEIRAGEFVNAQFMVKDSEKYTDTEGWGFAKFSGKDLHPTGKTASFAKESCIACHRQLAEKTGYLFDVPMKVNTQRLIQNLQKK
- a CDS encoding DUF6265 family protein, translating into MKNSLLLLGAATFILSCNQSTKTPQSERSEAHSETKNIVNFDWLTGTWKRSNEKPGKETFENWIKISPTEYSGIGFTIQKGDTISKETMKFVNSNGEWSLFVKTPEEKQFIKFKVTELKNSEFICINDSLDFPKRIQYKLEDKKLKAIISNDKMKIPFEFEQIK